The genomic window GCCCTCGCACCCGCGGGCATGGCCGACGCCCACACGGCCTCGGCCCTCGCCGGATCATCCGTGTCGGCGGCCGCCACCACCCTCGACGACTTCGTCCGGCTGGGGCTGCTGCGGACGGACGGCGCCGGTCCGGAGCAGTACGAACTGCCGGGCTGCCTCGCACCGCTGGTGCGCGCGATGCTGGAGGAGCGGGAGCGGCCCGCGGAGATCCAGCTGGCCCGGGCCAGGATGCTGGAGCGCACCGTGCGCCGGCTCCAGGCCTGCCGCGCGGTCACCGAGCCCGAGGACTCCCCGGCGCGCCGCAAGCTCGCGGGGCTGCCGCGCTCGCTCCGCTTCCCCGATCCCGAGTCGGCCGCCGCCTGGCTGCGGATCCGCGAACCCGCCCTCGTGGCCTCCGCTCGGCTTGCGGTGCGGGACGGAGACCTCGACACCCTCGCCCGCCGACTGGTGGCGGCGCTCGTCCGCGCTCTCGCCGTGCACCGAGGCACCGAGGACGCCGCCCCCGTGCTCTACGGGCTGCACGGCCTGGTCCTCGATGTGGCCGAGCGCCGTGATCTGCCCAGGGAGAAGGCCGCGGCCCTGCTCAACCTCGCCGATCTGGACGCCAGGACCGGCCGGACCCGGGAGGCGCTGGCCCGCTACCGGGCCGCACTGGACGCCGGGCGCGCCGCGAACGACCTCTACGCGACCGGCAGGGCGATGGAGTCCGCAGGCGGGGCCTACGCGGAGCTGGGTGACTTCAGCCGGGCCTCCGACTGGTACGGCAGGGCCCTCGCGCAGCGGCTCGGCCAGGGGGAGCGGGCCGACGAGGCGAGGCTCTACGGGCGGCTGGGAGCCGTCCACACATACGCCGGACGCTACGGCGAGGCCCTGCGGAACTGGCGCGCGTCGGCCGCGGGCCACCGGAGGCTGGGAGACCTGCCGGCCCAGGCGCGGGCCCTCAGTGAGGCCGCGCGGGTGCAGGAGTACGCGGGCAGGCCGCAGGAGTCGCTGCACACCTGCCGCGAGGCGGTCGACCTGGCCCGCCGGGCGGGTGACGTGCGGCTTCAGGCGGCACTGGAGCTGAGGCTGGCGGACACCCTGGACCGGCTCGGGGATCCGGCTGCGGCCCGGCTGCACCGGGCTGCGGCCGAGAGGCTGCTGGGAGAAGACGGGGCAGCCTGCGAAATCCGTAGTACTTCGCTGGAAAGTTAATGCTTTGTAAGGCTGGACAGCGAGAAGTCCTTCATTAATGATGGCTCTGCCGCACATCCCTGCGGTGTCCCCCTTTGTGCTTGGTTCATGCGGGTTCACCCTGCTATGCCCGAGCACCATCCGAGCCAAGGACCGTGATCGACGTGAAGGTCGGCATCCCCCGCGAAGTCAAGAACAACGAGTTCCGGGTGGCGATCACCCCCGCCGGAGTGCATGAGCTCGTCCGTCACGGCCACCAGGTCCTCGTCGAGCAGCACGCCGGTGAGGGGTCGTCCATCCCGGACGCGGAGTACGTCGCCGCCGGCGCACGGATCCTGCCCACCGCCGACGAGGTCTGGGCCGCAGCCGACCTGCTGCTCAAGGTCAAGGAGCCGGTCGCCGAGGAGTACCACCGCCTCCGCAAGGGGCAGACGCTCTTCACCTACCTCCACCTCGCCGCCTCCCGCGAGTGCACGGACGCCCTGATCGAGTCCGGGACGACCGCCATCGCGTACGAGACCGTCGAGACCGCGACCCGCGCGCTGCCGCTGCTCGCCCCGATGTCCGAGGTCGCGGGCCGCCTCGCCCCGCAGGTCGGTGCCTACCACCTCATGCGCTCGGTCGGCGGGCGCGGTGTGCTCCCCGGCGGCGTCCCCGGCACGGGGTCGGCCAGGGCCGTCGTGATCGGTGGCGGTGTCTCCGGCTGGAACGCCACACAGATCGCCGTCGGGCTCGGCTTCCACGTCACGCTGCTCGACCGGGACATCAACAAGCTGCGCGAGGCCGACAAGATCTTCGGCACCAAGGTGCGGACGGTCGTCTCCAACGCCCTCGAACTCGAGAAGGCCGTCGTCGAGGCCGACCTCGTCGTGGGCGCCGTGCTGATCCCCGGCGCGAAGGCCCCGAAGCTGGTCACCAACGAGCTGGTCGCCAAGATGAAGCCCGGAAGTGTTCTTGTCGACATCGCGATCGACCAGGGAGGCTGCTTCGAGGACTCGCATCCGACGACGCACGCCGAGCCGACCTTCATGGTCCATGACTCGGTCTTCTACTGTGTCGCGAACATGCCGGGTGCGGTCCCGAACACCTCCACCTACGCGCTCACCAACGCCACGCTGCCGTACATCCTGGAGCTCGCCAACCGTGGCTGGGCCGATGCCCTGCGGCGTGACGCGGCACTGGCCAAGGGCCTCAACACCCATGACGGCCAGGTGGTTTACCGCGAGGTCGCCGAGGCGCACGGTCTCGACCACGTCGAACTGAGCACGCTCCTCGGCTGAGCGGTCAACCCTCCGGGTCAACCTCATGCGTCCGGCCGGACCTTGCCCAGCAAGGTCCGGCCGGACGCATGAGCGGGCACGGGCCAACTGGCCGGAGACGTAACCCTCTACCCGTTTTGCACCCTCGTGAAAGGTGCGCCGCGGGCGCTCCACACCCTTGACAGGAGGGTGTTCGATTGCCGACACATCGGGCCGGGTCCGGCGGATTGTGTTGCTGCGAACCGGTGACACGCCATAGAGTCGCCAATCGTCGGCATGGTGCCACGCTGACCTATCGATAAGTAGTCCTGGTCACATCCAAGGAGGTAAGACGACTTGTGAATGAGTCGACAATTACTCCCGGGGGTGGTCAACCAGGGATGCCTGCACGGGGTCTGAGCCCGATCGGGCTCGAAGCTGTCGGCTCCGTCGCAGTCCGCACCTTCGCCACCCACCAGCACATGACGACAGCCCCCCAGATGATGGACGGCCAACACGTGAACGCCATGGCCGGCAACGAGAGTGGCCGGGAGACCGCCCACTTCGCCGACTTCGCCGAGGTGCCCGAGGGGCACTTCTACGACCCCGATGCCGAATACGAGCCCGATCCGGAGTACGCGGCCACGCTCGCGCCCGACGCCGCCCGCCAGCGCCGCGAGCGCATCGGCCCGACCGGCCGGCCTCTGCCGTACTTCCCGATCCCCGGTCCGCTGACCGATCACGGCCCCGCGAAGATCATCGCGATGTGCAACCAGAAGGGCGGCGTGGGCAAGACCACGTCGACCATCAACCTGGGCGCAGCGCTCGCCGAGTACGGCCGACGCGTCCTGCTCGTCGACTTCGACCCGCAGGGAGCCCTGTCGGTCGGTCTCGGGGTCAACCCGATGGAGCTCGACCTCACCGTCTACAACCTGCTCATGGAGCGGGGCATGGCGGCCGACGAGGTCCTCCTGAAGACCGCCGTGCCCAACATGGACCTGCTCCCCAGCAACATCGACCTCTCGGCCGCCGAGGTGCAGCTCGTGAGCGAGGTGGCCCGGGAGTCGACCCTGCAGCGTGCGCTCAAGCCGCTGATGGCCGACTACGACTACATCGTGATCGACTGTCAGCCCTCGCTCGGCCTCCTCACCGTCAACGCCCTGACGGCGGCCCACAAGGTGATAGTCCCGCTCGAGTGCGAGTTCTTCGCCCTGCGTGGTGTGGCGTTGCTCACCGAGACCATCGAGAAGGTCCAGGAGCGGCTCAACCCCGAGCTGGAGCTGGACGGCATCCTCGCCACCATGTACGACTCCCGCACGGTGCACAGCCGTGAGGTGCTCGCGCGGGTCGTCGAGGCGTTCGACGAGCACGTCTACCACACGGTCATCGGGCGCACGGTGCGGTTCCCGGAGACCACGGTGGCAGGCGAACCCATCACCACGTACGCGTCCAACTCGGTCGGTGCCGCCGCCTATCGCCAGCTCGCCAGGGAGGTGCTCGCCCGGTGTCACGCCGAGTGAGTCTGCCGGGGGCCGACGAGCTGTTCCGCACGACCGGGGGCATGGGCCTGCAGGCCTCGTCCCCCGCCGAGAGGCGACGCAAGGCGAACGGCGAGGCCCGGGTGCCCGCGCCGGGCGGAGCAAGCGATTCGGCACCGGCGGACACCGGCCAGGGCGGCGCCCCCGGGGCGGTCGCGGGGCAGTCGTCGCAGGAGGAGCACTCGGCGGCGGACGCCGACGCCGGGGGCTCGCACAGCCGGGCCGAAGGGGTCGACCGCGGTGCGGCCGCCCCGGACCGTACCCGTACCGCGCCGCCCCAGGAGGCGGCGGTCACCGTCCAGCCCCAGCGGGGGCGCGGCGGCGGCCGGGGGGCGAACCGC from Streptomyces sp. NBC_01341 includes these protein-coding regions:
- a CDS encoding tetratricopeptide repeat protein, translating into MTDQAVDTSIPAGPARTAGAEQSSDAATVQFFGRERELRALQEDIERAGLDTLAGRKAPRARVLLIAGRPGSGRSALAAELARRLAEPGGYPDGVFRVALTDSGGERVPAERTARRLLDQLSVVAPPGAGEDELSEMVREAFAVRRAVILLDDAVDAEQVDPLLPDNPDCLVVATATGPLTGIPDVRPCTIGGMDAASAVQLLARTIGQVRITVDPRAAETLTEECGGQPAALILIAGWLAARPGASVADVTKQLSDQQEDSEQPSGTRPLARAFRLVHDSLPPAAASTLRMLALAPAGMADAHTASALAGSSVSAAATTLDDFVRLGLLRTDGAGPEQYELPGCLAPLVRAMLEERERPAEIQLARARMLERTVRRLQACRAVTEPEDSPARRKLAGLPRSLRFPDPESAAAWLRIREPALVASARLAVRDGDLDTLARRLVAALVRALAVHRGTEDAAPVLYGLHGLVLDVAERRDLPREKAAALLNLADLDARTGRTREALARYRAALDAGRAANDLYATGRAMESAGGAYAELGDFSRASDWYGRALAQRLGQGERADEARLYGRLGAVHTYAGRYGEALRNWRASAAGHRRLGDLPAQARALSEAARVQEYAGRPQESLHTCREAVDLARRAGDVRLQAALELRLADTLDRLGDPAAARLHRAAAERLLGEDGAACEIRSTSLES
- the ald gene encoding alanine dehydrogenase, encoding MKVGIPREVKNNEFRVAITPAGVHELVRHGHQVLVEQHAGEGSSIPDAEYVAAGARILPTADEVWAAADLLLKVKEPVAEEYHRLRKGQTLFTYLHLAASRECTDALIESGTTAIAYETVETATRALPLLAPMSEVAGRLAPQVGAYHLMRSVGGRGVLPGGVPGTGSARAVVIGGGVSGWNATQIAVGLGFHVTLLDRDINKLREADKIFGTKVRTVVSNALELEKAVVEADLVVGAVLIPGAKAPKLVTNELVAKMKPGSVLVDIAIDQGGCFEDSHPTTHAEPTFMVHDSVFYCVANMPGAVPNTSTYALTNATLPYILELANRGWADALRRDAALAKGLNTHDGQVVYREVAEAHGLDHVELSTLLG
- a CDS encoding ParA family protein, encoding MPARGLSPIGLEAVGSVAVRTFATHQHMTTAPQMMDGQHVNAMAGNESGRETAHFADFAEVPEGHFYDPDAEYEPDPEYAATLAPDAARQRRERIGPTGRPLPYFPIPGPLTDHGPAKIIAMCNQKGGVGKTTSTINLGAALAEYGRRVLLVDFDPQGALSVGLGVNPMELDLTVYNLLMERGMAADEVLLKTAVPNMDLLPSNIDLSAAEVQLVSEVARESTLQRALKPLMADYDYIVIDCQPSLGLLTVNALTAAHKVIVPLECEFFALRGVALLTETIEKVQERLNPELELDGILATMYDSRTVHSREVLARVVEAFDEHVYHTVIGRTVRFPETTVAGEPITTYASNSVGAAAYRQLAREVLARCHAE